The window tagttttcccatatttttgaagaatgatttctagatttttccaaATGCACAGTGGGGCCAAAGTGTAAAAGgttggttaaaattaaaagttagtttGTTTACTGGAAACTTGATATCAGAGTTTTTGGAGTTGCTGATTGCAAATCTGaagtcaaaaaaatgaaattcaaaatgactggcagaaaattatatgaatttcattgaaaatcaGTGTCCCCCTGAATACTATTCAGTAACCCCTAAATAgtgaattttaagtaaatcggatgattttcaaaaatactgaTCTGCCATATTGGTTCTGCCATTTTGTTTTTCACCACTCCAATATCAAATTTATAAGCAGCAACCTCGAAAACCCTCAAGTAGCAGTTTTCATCCAAATTGGAGAACGTTAAATCCCATCTTGTGGTTACTTTTGATTTCAAATTGGGTGGAAAATCAATTGCAAGATTTCATGTACActaacatacaaacatacatgcatataaacaaacaaacaaatgagtgaagttaaataaaaccatgtaaaatacaaacatttttcataataatgttacttttgtgtatttttattgtaattaccatataaaagaaaattaagtcaaacatttttaaatgtattaaactgaaatattcatattttttatcatacacACTTGAAACAAAAAACACGTAGGGCAGCTTTAAGcagctgatttttttcttaatcaaataaaaatgaaaactataaattacAGAAGATTTCCTTTATGAACTCTGAAGCAGGTATACAAGATTCCCCTCTTCTGatccctttctttttctgtttagcctccagaaccaccagtattacttcaaaggatgagtgaggattatatgtatgaatgtaaatgaagtgtagtcttgtacagtctcaggttgacaattcctgagatgtgtgattaattgaaacccaaccaccaaagaacaccggtatccataaaatagtatttaaatccatataaaagtaactgcctttactaggatttgaaccttagcactcttaactttgaaatcagctgatttggaatgacgagtttcaccactagaccaacccaatgggttcTTCTTCCGATCCCAGTTTACAACAATTCAACTATTCTTCTACCTAACCCAATTATCTGAATCTTTGATATGCGACttcatttttcaacttttgaCCGGTTTTTTGGATTTGGTCTCAGTGTGAGGTGGTGTagcaatttaactaaatttttacactaacttatttttatactatatacaaaattgtttgaCAGGCAAACTTTCCTAGAAGTAGCTTTGATTTTCAGGGAGAACATCCTTTAGCACTGAAATAATCTATCCAGTTTGTTTCTACCAAATCCAGCTGCTGATGCTAGTCAAGAAGGCAAGCATCAGGTTCAGATGGTCAAGTATCAGTTATCAGGTGTATTATATTCTCCATGATAATATTCAACTTACAAAACTTCTAATTTTCTATTCTAAACCCCAATAAATTTACTCAAGAGAAATGAGTAATCAAATTATGATGCTAATACCATACATGTGTAAAGAACTAGACTACCTGATCAACTCATAATGAGAAAGCAGTATCTGGGTtgacattttaaacaatattaagcaAGAAAGAAATGTGTGCTAAGCAAGAAAGTAGTATCTACTAAGCAAATTCTGCTCTATCTCTCTTCCTTCAAACATGTAGATACTGCTTTCTTGTAACATTAGAACTTATTCTGGATAGACATTTctcctttgtttttcattaatggtTGTGTGCAATCATTTTAGTTACACGAATGGATTCCTTACGGTCAAAAACATGGGAATACACACAACTCAAAATCTACAATTTTATAGATACTGCCTACATACTAAAAagataatttcacaaaattctgaaaaaaaaattatgaacatacaatggtaaattaacaaattaaacaaaacatgtaggccattaaatatttatttcacatgaatatgaaattaaatatacattagtaacaaaaagtatatttactaCAGTGAACAAAACATTCTCAATTAGAATCTATCATTCAGTTAtttgttaatacaaataattaacaaaatgaataacaaaaatttctttgcaTCAACACAGTAAGTCTATTttgttactgtataaatatatgCAATTTGTGTAATTCATGATCTAAGctgagtacataaaaaattaattctaatacttTTCTCAAAACAATTGAGTACTAACTCTAAAGCCAAAATTATATCTCAGAACTGTCAGTAGAttggaagtaaataaaattaatttgaaaaacattttaacatataaGCTCACACAGATttaaacacatacatatacacatttttttttgtattaaattagctgtattttatgtatgtatattttatggtaggatcttcagtttttaaacatttttcaaaatgatgtttttattgttacaaaaatagaTTTCAACGCAAGCATGATTATCAgtcgcaattaaaaaaaaatttataatattttattgtaaacaactggttatatttattaataaaaaatatacgaggtgtgtgagaaaagtaatgatgttggtaacactgcgagcgaactggcaacgctgtgtctactggtctgtgctagaccggtttgttcatccttcccacatgctcagtacgagtttcaattccgttcagccaacacattatttttgacagcatcatcactgaagttgtgtttttgttgtgttatgaaaatggagcatcggaatttagagcaatgttgtgcaatcaagttttgtgttaaacttggggaatccgcaagtgtgatctttgaaaagttgaaacaggccaatggggaacattgcttatcaagagcacaagttttccgctggcacaaatcatttctGGAAGGCCTAGAacatgttgaagatcaacctcactcagggagatcttcaactttcaaaatctgacgaaaacgttgagcgtgtgagggtcttgtgagatcagaccatcgtttaacaataaggatgatgagtgaacagttaaatttaaacactttcaccatacatcaaattttgacagacgatttggacatgtggagggtttgtgcgaaattggtgccgaaaaacctcacaacggaacagaagggcaatcgaagaaacatgtgcattgatcttcttgagaggattgacaatgaccaagaattctttaattctttatacaCGGTActgtgcataaagaatttgttcctccaggacaaaggtgtccttgaaaggctcaggaaaagagtgactCGCGTGAGATCAGACATTGCAGACatgtggatgcttcatcatgaaaatgtcccgtgtcacacggccatttccatcagggaatttttgacctcaaaacacattcctacggttcttcaacccccccccccctattcacctgattgagtccttgtgactttttccttttcccaaaatttaaacatgtcttaaaaggacgtcattttggaactctggagaacattcaaaatacTATGACGGAcaagttaaaagccctaccagttgaagccttccagcgctgctaccaggagtgggaacaacgactccgccggtgtatagcagcccaaggaaactactttgaagggtataatatgttgtttgaaaaaaaataaaaactatggtaagtaaaaagtcagtctcattacttttctcacacacctcacaAACATATTATAATTAGAGTAAGGTggcataaaaataacattttctgaaGCATAGTATTTAAACCTTACCCAATGGGAGGTGTAGTTGAATTCTGAGATTTCtgtttagattctttagcaacaATCACAAGGTAACTTCTGAACCACTGAAGCATAATTTTTTCACCATCAATAGCATAACATGGTCCAAGAACATCAGTTGTATAACAGTAAATtgcctgaataaaaaaaaatcattacaatcttataaaatataagtattataagttatttcACATAATACTAAAACCTTCTGAATCAGACTATAAAAGGTGAACTGTAAttgtaacaataacaaaattatacttgtaaaattagaataattattctaatttttcattacacaattatatttatctgaagtgAAGAAAATATGAACAGAAAATAGAATTACTTTCAAGATAGTGGTTCCCTTTAttgttcactatttttttttattttttaccattaccTTCGATATAATCTTGGAAGTAGATCTTTCTTTAGCAGTACTcaatgaaaaactataaaaacataacCTACAAAAAGGATTTGATTGAAATAAGTGTaatgttagtaaaacaaaaacattatagcAACTGAATATGGTATTATACCAATTTGAAAATTAACCCagttttgaaacttgtatttattttgtgctaaaattcatattaacaaGACTGATGCTGCTTTCAATTTCCTTCTGTCAgtgtgctaatcttttaacctcaacataattattatatcctTTGTCATCActatcttttataaaatctaatcttTATCTCTGACACATTTAACCTTTTACAAGAGTCCAACTCTTCACAGAATtatgcaaaaaccttttttcttcttctattcaTCTTAAGACCTCTTCGTTACATACTTCATTAACTCATCTAATATTTTATGTCCTCTTACATAACACTTCAAAAACCTCTGCTCTATTCCTTTCCGATTTCCTTACTTTCCACGTTTCACTATCATCAAGTactattcttcataaaaaatacttttaagacaattaatttaattctttgatataaattaaataagagtcTAATTTTTTTCACACTGTACATCTACAAAATGCTGTAAGGTTGAAAAGAAACTGTGACAGTGGCAAGTCTACGTCACCACTTTAACAAAGGCCCTAAAGCCACAATCTGTGTTATTGCAGTTTCAACGAAGGAGcagataagaattaaaatttcactcTCTTGTGATTGCAGCACTCTCTTGTGCAGCAGTCCCCTGCTTGCAGAAAAATCACAATTGTTAAATTACCCAGTAATAAGCCTGAGAATACAAATGGTTTTAACAGTATAAGGCAATGGAAAAGAAAATGGACTATGAATTTTGGCTAACAAGGCTATGGAATAAACtacaagttttaaatgaaataacaaagttTGTTGCGGATGTTTTAACTgaggctaaaaagaaaatttgtagctGTTAAATGTGGATATTGTTTACACACTTCTATAATGGTTGGACAAAAGTGAAAGGGCTTTGTAAGGTATAAATACATGTTAATGAACATCTTAAGGGTATCTATCAAAGTTACAGGATACTTTATGGTAATAATTGGTTTATATGCTtgaaataatgtgaaataaaaaagtgaaagagGATTCTGAAGTGgcattgtgtaatatttttaattaagtcccTAGCAAGCAGGAGATGATATTAGTGGGAGATTTTAACGTTGGAGTAGGGATGGAAAATGAATGGATAGGTATGAAGAAGCTATAAGGAATGATAACGGAGAATGATTAATTGttgtttcagaaaattaatattttgaaaataaactcgTTCTTTGTCCATAAGGATAGTCATTAAATTTATATGGCACTAGCTGACCCTACagtgcttcactattgctagatttgagtatgtatatatatacgagatgcgacaataaagtaatgagactgatgtgaaaaaaatgttgcttaccgttttagtcatgtttagtgttgtctccttcaaagtagttcccctctgattgcacacacttattccagcgcttctgccattgatggtaacatttctggaactcatcttctgtaatatcctccaagaccctcgtcacagctttttggacatc of the Lycorma delicatula isolate Av1 chromosome 10, ASM4794821v1, whole genome shotgun sequence genome contains:
- the LOC142331463 gene encoding vacuolar protein sorting-associated protein 11 homolog isoform X4, which codes for MISLFIDAIYCYTTDVLGPCYAIDGEKIMLQWFRSYLVIVAKESKQKSQNSTTPPIGNYFFLNGYLFMYFHNSRCIER
- the LOC142331463 gene encoding vacuolar protein sorting-associated protein 11 homolog isoform X3, which gives rise to MISLFIDTILDSVGCSPHCSVLMDSVKDSHFMICRNDAIYCYTTDVLGPCYAIDGEKIMLQWFRSYLVIVAKESKQKSQNSTTPPIGCIER
- the LOC142331463 gene encoding vacuolar protein sorting-associated protein 11 homolog isoform X2, whose translation is MISLFIDTILDSVGCSPHCSVLMDSVKDSHFMICRNDAIYCYTTDVLGPCYAIDGEKIMLQWFRSYLVIVAKESKQKSQNSTTPPIGASVMYCFTG